The Solanum pennellii chromosome 11, SPENNV200 genome contains a region encoding:
- the LOC107004764 gene encoding elongation factor 1-gamma 2-like isoform X1 has product MALILHSTNNNKNASKALIAAEYTGVKVEVPKDFQMGVSNNTPEFLKMNPIGKVPVLETPDGPVFESNAIARYVTKLKPNNPLFGSSLIEYSQIEQWNDFSATEVDANIGRWLYPRLGFRVYIPAAEEAAVAALKRALGALNTHLASNTYLVGHSITLADIIMVCNLSIGFRMIMTKSFTKEFPHVERYFWTVVNQPNFCKILREVKQAESIPALQSKKPAQPEKPKAKEEPKKEVKKEEPSPVEEEAAPKPKAKNPLDLLPPSKMILDDWKRLYSNTKTNFREVAVKGFWDMYDPEGYSLWFCDYKYNDENTVSFVTLNKVGGFLQRMDLVRKYAFGKMLIVGSEAPFKVQGLWLFRGKEIPMFVMEEVYDMELYEWKEVDINDEAQKERVSQMIEDHEPFEGESLLDAKCFK; this is encoded by the exons ATGGCTCTG ATTTTGCACTCaacaaataacaacaaaaatgcCTCAAAGGCACTCATTGCGGCTGAGTACACAGGTGTAAAGGTTGAAGTTCCAAAGGATTTCCAGATGGGTGTGTCAAACAACACACCTGAGTTTCTTAAGATGAACCCGATTGGAAAG GTTCCTGTGCTTGAAACACCTGATGGACCTGTTTTTGAGAGCAATGCTATCGCACGCTATG TTACTAAATTAAAGCCCAACAATCCTCTTTTTGGATCTTCATTGATTGAATAT TCTCAAATTGAACAATGGAATGATTTTTCTGCCACTGAAGTTGATGCAAACATTGGACGATGGCTGTACCCACGCCTTGGCTTTCGTGTGTACATCCCTGCG GCTGAGGAAGCTGCGGTAGCTGCATTGAAGAGAGCGCTTGGTGCTTTGAACACCCATCTTGCATCTAACACATACTTGGTTGGGCATTCAATCACATTGGCTGACATCATTATGGTCTGCAACTTGAGCATTGGTTTTAGGATGATAATGACCAAGAGCTTTACCAAGGAATTCCCACATGTAGAGAGATACTTCTGGACTGTGGTTAATCAGCCAAACTTCTGCAAGATATTGCGTGAAGTGAAGCAAGCTGAATCTATCCCAGCTTTGCAATCTAAGAAGCCTGCACAACCTGAAAAACCCAAGGCTAAGGAGGAGCCAAAGAAGGAGGTTAAGAAGGAAGAACCAAGTCCTGTAGAGGAGGAAGCAGCACCCAAACCTAAGGCAAAGAATCCTCTTGATCTCTTGCCTCCAAGTAAGATGATTCTGGATGACTGGAAGAGGCTTTACTCTAACACCAAGACCAACTTCCGTGAGGTTGCCGTTAAAG GTTTCTGGGACATGTATGACCCCGAAGGATATTCTCTCTGGTTTTGTGATTATAAGTACAATGATGAGAACACAGTTTCCTTTGTAACCTTGAACAAGGTTGGTGGTTTTCTGCAGAGGATGGATCTGGTACGCAAGTACGCTTTTGGTAAGATGTTGATTGTTGGTTCTGAGGCCCCATTCAAGGTGCAGGGCTTGTGGCTTTTCCGTGGAAAGGAAATTCCCATGTTTGTTATGGAGGAGGTCTATGACATGGAACTCTATGAATGGAAGGAAGTAGACATCAATGATGAAGCTCAGAAGGAGCGGGTTAGCCAAATGATTGAAGACCACGAGCCTTTTGAGGGAGAGTCTCTGTTGGACGCGAAGTGCTTCAAGTAA
- the LOC107004764 gene encoding elongation factor 1-gamma 2-like isoform X2 — protein sequence MLQILHSTNNNKNASKALIAAEYTGVKVEVPKDFQMGVSNNTPEFLKMNPIGKVPVLETPDGPVFESNAIARYVTKLKPNNPLFGSSLIEYSQIEQWNDFSATEVDANIGRWLYPRLGFRVYIPAAEEAAVAALKRALGALNTHLASNTYLVGHSITLADIIMVCNLSIGFRMIMTKSFTKEFPHVERYFWTVVNQPNFCKILREVKQAESIPALQSKKPAQPEKPKAKEEPKKEVKKEEPSPVEEEAAPKPKAKNPLDLLPPSKMILDDWKRLYSNTKTNFREVAVKGFWDMYDPEGYSLWFCDYKYNDENTVSFVTLNKVGGFLQRMDLVRKYAFGKMLIVGSEAPFKVQGLWLFRGKEIPMFVMEEVYDMELYEWKEVDINDEAQKERVSQMIEDHEPFEGESLLDAKCFK from the exons ATGTTGCAGATTTTGCACTCaacaaataacaacaaaaatgcCTCAAAGGCACTCATTGCGGCTGAGTACACAGGTGTAAAGGTTGAAGTTCCAAAGGATTTCCAGATGGGTGTGTCAAACAACACACCTGAGTTTCTTAAGATGAACCCGATTGGAAAG GTTCCTGTGCTTGAAACACCTGATGGACCTGTTTTTGAGAGCAATGCTATCGCACGCTATG TTACTAAATTAAAGCCCAACAATCCTCTTTTTGGATCTTCATTGATTGAATAT TCTCAAATTGAACAATGGAATGATTTTTCTGCCACTGAAGTTGATGCAAACATTGGACGATGGCTGTACCCACGCCTTGGCTTTCGTGTGTACATCCCTGCG GCTGAGGAAGCTGCGGTAGCTGCATTGAAGAGAGCGCTTGGTGCTTTGAACACCCATCTTGCATCTAACACATACTTGGTTGGGCATTCAATCACATTGGCTGACATCATTATGGTCTGCAACTTGAGCATTGGTTTTAGGATGATAATGACCAAGAGCTTTACCAAGGAATTCCCACATGTAGAGAGATACTTCTGGACTGTGGTTAATCAGCCAAACTTCTGCAAGATATTGCGTGAAGTGAAGCAAGCTGAATCTATCCCAGCTTTGCAATCTAAGAAGCCTGCACAACCTGAAAAACCCAAGGCTAAGGAGGAGCCAAAGAAGGAGGTTAAGAAGGAAGAACCAAGTCCTGTAGAGGAGGAAGCAGCACCCAAACCTAAGGCAAAGAATCCTCTTGATCTCTTGCCTCCAAGTAAGATGATTCTGGATGACTGGAAGAGGCTTTACTCTAACACCAAGACCAACTTCCGTGAGGTTGCCGTTAAAG GTTTCTGGGACATGTATGACCCCGAAGGATATTCTCTCTGGTTTTGTGATTATAAGTACAATGATGAGAACACAGTTTCCTTTGTAACCTTGAACAAGGTTGGTGGTTTTCTGCAGAGGATGGATCTGGTACGCAAGTACGCTTTTGGTAAGATGTTGATTGTTGGTTCTGAGGCCCCATTCAAGGTGCAGGGCTTGTGGCTTTTCCGTGGAAAGGAAATTCCCATGTTTGTTATGGAGGAGGTCTATGACATGGAACTCTATGAATGGAAGGAAGTAGACATCAATGATGAAGCTCAGAAGGAGCGGGTTAGCCAAATGATTGAAGACCACGAGCCTTTTGAGGGAGAGTCTCTGTTGGACGCGAAGTGCTTCAAGTAA